A stretch of the Ischnura elegans chromosome 5, ioIscEleg1.1, whole genome shotgun sequence genome encodes the following:
- the LOC124159624 gene encoding uncharacterized protein LOC124159624 translates to MVMISLIGRFRSLRGAAMYCHDTMDCFLLPGYTCQMGRCICDQERHTGLFSCIPARIHGDKCQDDLDCRTGDVNLVCVGLDQRTCRCRRGLLWDVISKRCYRVDDDIYGGKFDPIRDVIIPGIIVMTIGAMMYLGIKLFCNCGKLWHRRRRQDTTQEPHHHSGTTWVTSYRVVGSLSGLEGGAAAINGGATTNGRVHHHHQQHNGTRGQAAPLPPPTATAATACVGLFVGASSAAPSAPSPSPPSTSSLALLAPPPLDGPVPAPPPYEEALGHKVVLSSGYPLPPAAGPSTSRHA, encoded by the exons ATGGTAATGATCAGCTTGATTGGTCGCTTCAGGAGTCTCAGAGGAGCAGCCATGTACTGCCATGACACCATGGACTGCTTCCTGCTGCCCGGCTACACTTGCCAGATGGGCCGGTGCATCTGCGACCAGGAGAGACACACGGGACTCTTCTCCTGCATACCAG CTCGTATTCACGGCGATAAGTGCCAAGACGACTTAGACTGCCGCACAGGTGACGTGAACCTGGTGTGCGTGGGTCTGGATCAGAGGACTTGCCGCTGCAGGAG GGGCCTCCTCTGGGACGTCATATCCAAAAGATGTTACCGCGTGGATGACGACATTTACG GGGGAAAGTTTGACCCAATCAGAGACGTAATAATCCCaggaataattgtgatgactatTGGCGCCATGATGTATTTAGGAATCAAACTATTTTGTAATTG cGGGAAACTTTGGCACCGGAGAAGGCGCCAGGACACAACTCAGGAACCGCACCACCACTCTGGAACCACGTGGGTCACTTCATACCGAG TGGTTGGCTCCCTGTCGGGCCTGGAAGGCGGCGCCGCTGCGATCAACGGCGGAGCGACGACCAATGGCCGCGTTCATCACCACCACCAGCAGCACAACGGCACCCGGGGGCAGGCCGCGCCCCTCCCGCCCCCGACCGCCACCGCCGCCACGGCCTGCGTGGGTCTGTTCGTGGGGGCGTCCTCGGCCGCCCCCAGCGCCCCATCGCCCTCGCcgccctccacctcctccctcgCCCTGCTGGCCCCTCCGCCCCTCGACGGGCCCGTGCCCGCCCCGCCCCCCTACGAGGAGGCCCTCGGACACAAGGTGGTGCTCTCCAGCGGATACCCACTGCCTCCCGCCGCCGGACCATCCACCTCCAGGCACGCCTAA